The proteins below come from a single Zea mays cultivar B73 chromosome 8, Zm-B73-REFERENCE-NAM-5.0, whole genome shotgun sequence genomic window:
- the LOC109941564 gene encoding uncharacterized protein produces the protein MYQYFMANLISQVFYMPQRTKYNNMEPDVVDFFGECMNSPRNGRTPLANEIYEQMVAEKEREPEEGEAQKSPSKLNRPHLKKTKVCCARPKRK, from the exons ATGTACCAATATTTCATGGCAAATCTTATATCCCAAGTTTTTTATATGCCGCAGAGGACTAAGTACAACAACATGGAGCCGGATGTTGTTGATTTCTTTGGGGAATGTATGAATAGTCCCCGAAATGGTCGTACTCCGCTTGCAAATGAGATATAT GAGCAAATGGTTGCAGAGAAGGAAAGAGAGCCAGAAGAAGGAGAAGCACAAAAGTCACCCTCCAAGCTCAACAGGCCACACTTGAAGAAAACCAAAGTTTGCTGTGCCAGACCCAAGAGGAAGTGA